Below is a window of Escherichia coli DSM 30083 = JCM 1649 = ATCC 11775 DNA.
ACCGCCCAGATGGTGGCACACAGTCCGGCACCGCCGATCCCGTAAATGAAGCCGTTCGGGAAGATCAGATACAACAAAGCAGGTGGCAGGAAGGTTAACAGCACGGTTTTGAAACGCCCGGCGTGGGAGTTATCAATCTTAAACAGATCCGCCAGATAATCGAACAATCCCAGCGTGACACCAAAAAACGAGCTGGCAACAGCTAAGTTGGAGAACACCAGCAGGCAAAACTCGATAATCCCGTGCTGTTTGGTGCCGAGGAACGATTTCACCAGCGAATCAACGTTGCCGCCTGAGGAGATTATCGCCTTAAAGCTTTCTCGCGGGATATTCCCCATCGTGCAATAGAGCCAGAAGAGATAAATCACCAGCGCCAGCAGCGAACCGAAAACCACGCTTTTGATTAGTTTGTCTTTGCGTTTTCCATAGCAAATAATCAGGCTGGGAATATTGCCGTGGAAACCAAATGACGCCAGACACACCGGCAAAGCCATAAAGATATACGGGAAGTAAGACGTCCCCGCAGTGGTGCTGGTGGAATCGCGCAGAATGGAGTAATCGACCTGGAAGAAGAAAGAACCAAAAACAATTACAAAGGAGATAATCTTCAGCCCAAGGAACAATGAGGTAATACGACTGGCGGCTAACGAACTTATCCACAATACGCTGGCAACGAAAATGGCAGTGCAGATCCCGACAATACGTGGATTAGCGTGATAGCCCAAATTCATTGATATCGTTTCACTAATGATCGCACCATTAGCAGAGATATAGGCATAAGTGAGGATATAGAGAACGAAGGCAACGGTAATACCGCTGATAATGTTCCAGGTGTTACCGATTAAATCTTTGGTGATGGTGTTAAAACTGGATCCGACGGGATAATTTAAGTTTGCTTCTAATAATAATAGCCCTGAATGTAACATTGAA
It encodes the following:
- the tnaB gene encoding low affinity tryptophan permease TnaB, whose protein sequence is MTDQSEKKHSAFWGVMVIAGTVIGGGMFALPVDLAGAWFFWGAFILIIAWFSMLHSGLLLLEANLNYPVGSSFNTITKDLIGNTWNIISGITVAFVLYILTYAYISANGAIISETISMNLGYHANPRIVGICTAIFVASVLWISSLAASRITSLFLGLKIISFVIVFGSFFFQVDYSILRDSTSTTAGTSYFPYIFMALPVCLASFGFHGNIPSLIICYGKRKDKLIKSVVFGSLLALVIYLFWLYCTMGNIPRESFKAIISSGGNVDSLVKSFLGTKQHGIIEFCLLVFSNLAVASSFFGVTLGLFDYLADLFKIDNSHAGRFKTVLLTFLPPALLYLIFPNGFIYGIGGAGLCATIWAVIIPAVLAIKARKKFPNQMFTVWGGNLIPAIVILFGITVILCWFGNVFNVLPKFG